CACCCCTCTGCTATGCAGTCAAGACTCAAGCCCCTCAACAAAAGCCCCACAAGTCAACTTAAGACACAACTAAACACACAGGAGTTCAATTAAAATCCAAACAACATCAGCAATAGAACAGAAAGATTGAAACCTTTCCCACAAGGTCAACCAAAGTCAACTTGCTTCCCAAACCTACAACAACCATCCAAAATCCATTAGCCCAAGTCTAAAAGGGCCAAAACAGTACAGAACTATATATTCATCTAGTCATATGCGCATTAGTTATTTCGAATATTTTTCATCTTATATACTCTGTATTTGTGTTTATTGGTTTAATCTTGTGTCACCAATGTAATTTTTGGTGCTTGAATTGCAGGCTGAATTCTGGTTAGGGGAAATACAGGAGCCAGCCGATAAAAGAGTTTGTTGAAAGAGGTGAGCAAGATCCTAATCCTAGCCTCTATTGTTGCGATCTCTACGCGTTTCTAAGGAAGGACTCCTTCATATAACCTATGGGAAAAGATGTTAAAGCAACTCCTGTGTTTGAGTTATCTTCATTTACCGTAACAAATGATGTATTCAATAATCTTCAGGATGAAAACGGGTGTGCGTGTATTGAACTTTATGGTCACATCAAATTTATTGATGATAATTCTGATGAGTACATTCTGTTTGATTGTGATCCTAGTGATCCAGCGATTGTTTATTTATCGGACAATAATTCAGTACTCCTCAGAGAATCTATATTTAACCCGCCTTATTGGTCTTATTGGATGCATAGATTCTCTTTGATAATTTATCTAAAAGATAAGCGTAGAGATATTGTAGTTGTGGATAGTACCAAAGACTTTGATTTCGCCTTTATGGATGTTTATGATGTAAACGAAGGTTGTTGGAGGATAGAAACCCCCATGTGTGGACTTGTTTCAGTGCATTACAGAATTTTCCCATACGCAGTCTATGCTCATGTGGATGTTGAAGTTGTTGACTGTAATGGTAGTAGAAGAAGTTATAAAAAAGAAGATTGTGATAAGCCTTTGAAGAGTGAAGACCTGTGTCAGGCTGTTGTGACCGGCAAAATTTTGTCTACTTGTAAGACACAGGATAAGAGGTGTATTTCGCGAGTGATATTTGATGAGAGTTGTTATGATTCTGCAAATTTGACTTCTACTGACCTGTTCTGGATCTGTTGGTTGGCTGTTCCAGCTTATTCTCGGAAGCTTAGAATTGAAGTAGACTTAGAGGTTGACGGCGAAAAGATAGGGAGTGGTCACGTTTTGGATTTCGACGTCACAGACATCTGTGTGCCAACTCGAAAGGAAATTAAGGAACAAAATTGGTGCATCATAGTGAGGGTGGACTGGAAGCATGCATATTCTTTCATTACCAAAGAATATTTTGTTCGGATTGACCCTAAGCTTTTTGTTGAAGGAGCATCTGCTGCAGAAAGTGAAGGTCATTCAACgttttcaaaaatttcaagtAGAGAATCACATCTAGAGGTTGGTGCATTTGTCTTTTGCTTTCTCCATTGCCATATAGTTTATCTTCTTAGTTTTTCATATGGTGTTTTCTGTTTACAGGTCTTTCCTGATATATATGACCCTAGCTCAGTGAGCCCTATAGATATGAGCACTAAGGGGTAGGTGCCTCTTACCATGCTTCATTTGCCTTGTAAACTTGATCTTTTGAACTACTATGTTGTATTCTCTGAAATGAATga
This Spinacia oleracea cultivar Varoflay chromosome 6, BTI_SOV_V1, whole genome shotgun sequence DNA region includes the following protein-coding sequences:
- the LOC130462550 gene encoding uncharacterized protein, producing MGKDVKATPVFELSSFTVTNDVFNNLQDENGCACIELYGHIKFIDDNSDEYILFDCDPSDPAIVYLSDNNSVLLRESIFNPPYWSYWMHRFSLIIYLKDKRRDIVVVDSTKDFDFAFMDVYDVNEGCWRIETPMCGLVSVHYRIFPYAVYAHVDVEVVDCNGSRRSYKKEDCDKPLKSEDLCQAVVTGKILSTCKTQDKRCISRVIFDESCYDSANLTSTDLFWICWLAVPAYSRKLRIEVDLEVDGEKIGSGHVLDFDVTDICVPTRKEIKEQNWCIIVRVDWKHAYSFITKEYFVRIDPKLFVEGASAAESEGHSTFSKISSRESHLEVFPDIYDPSSVSPIDMSTKGMVRDPIPLFFPYNHSLVEIFSVSITPPREKCWKLCGEVECTDTFETYNIFCKEGEEYVEVSYSKNTLPLQEPCSCYVGGNLCLDILLTNSQGFEISNGYVSWYEFQVANWYDQRICSIVRGKYGFAAVHYTIFSMAAQAGVTIVLNSNDGCSRMIRGNIFGRYSGYRYHTYYEKKYFQSKLYENCAEVNNAEKLPLSKSVVAVPVNHSLILEAHIQVGKLGKNFQDEYFKGQVTFKPVLTEPPEVQSSHQIIYGEDFSLSVLVNWG